A genomic segment from Daphnia carinata strain CSIRO-1 chromosome 1, CSIRO_AGI_Dcar_HiC_V3, whole genome shotgun sequence encodes:
- the LOC130691077 gene encoding calphotin-like produces MHFLVVLPLFVAAALAAPAIPATPCLTHPASIAYGVAPVPYAAPAPIHVEVQPQIQYDISAPVAVAAPAPLTYAVPEPVQVVAPAPVQVAAAPVHVVPHAFETRVHYAETPVVVGQTAHIMKPNLGAGAHVTNYDFMGLAQTKGAAQESYVQKSKVLAPARTVSEITPQVTVQHPTKVNVQKVAVEVPVAAPYAQPVPVPVAPQYEIHQYHHAVATPAVHLVNGVPCAEAAKTA; encoded by the exons atgCATTTCCTT GTCGTTCTTCCATTGTTTGTTGCCGCTGCGTTGGCCGCCCCTGCCATCCCCGCTACGCCTTGCCTGACGCATCCAGCTTCAATTGCTTACGGTGTTGCACCTGTACCTTATGCCGCACCTGCTCCTATTCATGTTGAAGTGCAACCACAAATCCAGTATGACATTTCAGCTCCTGTCGCCGTTGCTGCCCCAGCTCCACTCACTTACGCCGTTCCAGAGCCAGTCCAGGTGGTAGCTCCAGCTCCGGTTCAGGTCGCAGCTGCGCCAGTTCACGTTGTCCCGCACGCCTTTGAGACCCGCGTCCACTACGCCGAGACTCCCGTTGTGGTCGGACAAACTGCCCACATCATGAAGCCCAACTTGGGAGCTGGTGCCCACGTTACCAACTATGACTTTATGGGACTCGCTCAGACCAAAGGAGCCGCCCAGGAATCCTACGTCCAGAAATCGAAAGTGTTGGCCCCGGCCCGCACCGTCTCTGAGATTACTCCACAGGTGACTGTCCAGCACCCGACCAAAGTCAACGTGCAGAAGGTCGCTGTTGAGGTGCCCGTTGCTGCTCCCTACGCCCAGCCCGTCCCCGTTCCAGTAGCTCCTCAGTACGAAATCCACCAATACCATCACGCCGTTGCCACTCCCGCTGTCCATTTGGTCAACGGTGTTCCATGCGCTGAAGCGGCGAAAACCGCTTAA
- the LOC130691078 gene encoding putative gustatory receptor 28b → MSVFEQLQPFVSLCQACGLIPYTIERNSTTGKFERFTFSLRSAFTCWFCLVFAYQICGVSMVGYLSDDLQNILVADRTIPTTLIVLTMITSFLFLVQLLPFRWITMHYVRLSNAVEAVRNVERLLGEEFITEHRSSIPIRFVVGFFAVLMTSIAAMVVAMPMYAVLLPPTLGIFPTTALFVALVSINITFNCFLLFIHMCYYITAYYIQLVLLRCKEQGNDELQVTAHERTDKIKMMKRNALTFDYVCRASSELNSVFAIPVFFILAIKFFTIVSTSFAFAYSFIHTNIILENTALVHSFFIVAESIRVLILLTSADMPVRQVRLLHERVTAMSLSGFSKTIAEKMTMMTFLVQIDEDRVHLSAAGLFKIGVHLIPALSGAIVTYMVILLQN, encoded by the exons ATGTCCGTCTTCGAACAGTTACAACCGTTCGTTAGCCTCTGCCAAGCTTGTGGCTTGATTCCTTACACAATCGAACGCAATTCAACTACTGGCAAATTTGAACGGTTCACGTTTTCTCTTAGAAGTGCTTTTACTTGTTGGTTTTGTCTAGTATTTGCGTATCAAATTTGTGGTGTGAGTATGGTAGGATACTTGAGCGACGATCTGCAAAACATTTTAGTGGCTGATAGAACCATCCCAACCACTTTGATCGTCCTAACCATGATAACCTCGTTCCTTTTCTTAGTGCAATTGCTACCATTTCGCTGGATTACGATGCATTACGTTCGTTTAAGCAACGCAGTTGAAGCCGTCCGAAATGTTGAAAGGCTTTTGGGGGAGGAATTCATCACCGAGCATAGAAGTTCTATTCCGATTCGATTTGTCGTTggtttttttgctgttttaatgaCG TCTATAGCTGCGATGGTTGTGGCCATGCCTATGTACGCCGTACTTCTACCACCCACTTTAGGAATTTTTCCAACTACAGCTTTGTTTGTGGCTTTAGTTTCCATCAACATAACGTTTAATTGCTTCTTGCTCTTTATTCACATGTGTTATTACATCACCGCATATTATATCCAATTGGTATTATTGCGTTGCAAAGAACAAGGGAACGATGAACTTCAAGTCACTGCTCACGAAAG aacggataaaatcaaaatgatgaAGAGAAATGCATTGACATTTGACTACGTTTGTCGGGCTTCGTCAGAACTCAATAGCGTTTTCGccattcctgtttttttcatcTTGGCTATCAAATTCTTCACAATTGTCAGCACTTCGTTTGCTTTCGCCTACAGCTTCATTCACACAAACATCATTTTGGAAAACACAGCTCTAGttcattctttctttattgttgCGGAATCGATCCGCGTTTTGATTCTTCTCACTTCCGCTGACATGCCAGTTCGTCAG GTTCGTCTCCTTCACGAACGCGTTACAGCTATGTCTCTCTCTGGATTTTCTAAAACGATAGCCGAGAAAATGACG ATGATGACTTTTTTGGTACAGATTGACGAAGATCGTGTCCATTTGTCCGCTGCTGGACTATTTAAGATTGGTGTGCATCTCATACCGGCT TTGAGTGGTGCAATTGTCACGTACATGGTCATCCTCCTCCAAAACTAA
- the LOC130691549 gene encoding skin secretory protein xP2-like: MANPISIVSYRRVLSVKSSQLEKNMNPLILVTLLVAAASAAPTNLVNPAVPCAHGVAAVAYAAAPVPAALTYVVPEPVQVAVQPQITYDFPAPVSAPAPAPVAVAAPAPVKVEYDFPAPVSAPAPAPVAVAAPAPLVYAAPAPVPVAAPAPVKIEYDFPAPISAPAPAPVAVAAPVVYAAPAPTKVEYDFPAPISAPAPAPVAIAVPAPVEVVKNTIEYDFPAPISAPAPTPYVAVAPVAVAAPAPVKIEYDFPAPISAPAPAPVAVAAPAVYAAPAPVKVEYDFPAPISAPVPAPVAVAAPAPVTYAVPAPVQVAAPAPVQVAVAPVHVVPHAFETRVHYAETPVVVGQHTQIMKPNLGAGAHVTNYDFMGLAQTKGAAQESYVQKSKVLAPARSVSEITPQVTVQHPTKVNVEKVAVDVPVAAPYAQPVPVPVAPQYEIHQYHHAVATPAVHMVNGVPCAEHKKTY, translated from the exons ATGGCGAATCCAATTTCAATCGTCAGTTACCGACGAGTTCTCTCAGTAAAGTCTTCTCAACTCGAAAAAAACATGAACCCATTG ATCTTGGTCACCCTTTTGGTTGCGGCCGCTTCGGCAGCACCTACCAATTTGGTCAATCCCGCCGTGCCATGCGCTCACGGAGTTGCCGCTGTGGCTTACGCCGCTGCCCCGGTTCCGGCTGCCCTGACATACGTCGTCCCTGAGCCCGTACAGGTTGCTGTTCAACCCCAAATCACCTACGACTTCCCAGCACCAGTGTCAGCTCCTGCTCCTGCCCCAGTTGCCGTAGCTGCACCTGCACCCGTTAAAGTTGAGTATGACTTCCCTGCTCCCGTCTCGGCTCCCGCACCCGCGCCAGTTGCCGTTGCTGCCCCAGCTCCTCTCGTTTATGCTGCACCTGCACCAGTTCCCGTAGCTGCCCCAGCTCCCGTCAAGATCGAATATGACTTCCCTGCTCCCATTTCTGCTCCTGCACCTGCCCcagttgctgttgctgctccAGTTGTCTACGCTGCACCTGCTCCAACCAAGGTGGAATATGACTTCCCTGCTCCCATTTCGGCGCCTGCCCCTGCACCAGTTGCTATTGCAGTTCCTGCTCCCGTTGAGGTTGTTAAGAACACCATCGAGTACGACTTCCCTGCTCCCATCTCCGCACCAGCTCCCACTCCCTACGTAGCTGTTGCTCCAGTTGCTGTAGCTGCCCCTGCTCCTGTTAAAATCGAATACGATTTCCCTGCTCCCATCTCAGCTCCGGCTCCGGCCCCAGTTGCCGTTGCTGCTCCAGCTGTCTACGCTGCACCTGCCCCAGTCAAGGTTGAGTATGACTTCCCAGCTCCCATTTCTGCTCCAGTCCCAGCTCCCGTCGCTGTTGCTGCCCCAGCCCCAGTCACTTACGCCGTTCCAGCACCAGTCCAGGTTGCAGCTCCAGCTCCAGTTCAGGTCGCTGTTGCACCAGTTCATGTTGTCCCTCACGCCTTCGAGACCCGAGTTCACTACGCCGAGACCCCCGTCGTCGTCGGACAACACACTCAGATCATGAAGCCCAACTTGGGTGCTGGTGCCCACGTTACCAACTATGACTTTATGGGACTCGCTCAGACCAAAGGAGCCGCCCAGGAATCCTACGTCCAGAAATCGAAAGTCTTGGCCCCGGCTCGCAGCGTCTCCGAGATTACTCCACAGGTGACCGTCCAGCACCCGACCAAAGTCAACGTGGAAAAAGTGGCCGTCGATGTGCCCGTAGCCGCTCCCTACGCTCAGCCCGTCCCTGTTCCAGTGGCTCCTCAATACGAAATCCACCAATACCATCACGCCGTTGCCACTCCCGCTGTCCATATGGTCAACGGTGTTCCATGCGCGGAACACAAGAAAACCTATTAA
- the LOC130691560 gene encoding uncharacterized protein LOC130691560, with protein sequence MKLSVIVFSLIIATGLAAPLNVVYPHVQPSPFAHAVPVHIVHAVPAVETRIHYAKTPVVVGHSTQILKPNLNPFVVAPLVAPSIAVAASSDPVVVEAKKGEGKSETNVETPKEKAAEEVKGVKVPLTYVAHPFAFAAPAPLAFPAVLNVKASVPAGDAPPMDQLITKEKVIAPVRAISEVTPQVHVQHPTKINVQKVAVEVPVATPYALPVPVAVAPHYEIHHVHTPALTVVA encoded by the exons ATGAAGCTTtca GtcattgttttctctttaattaTTGCCACTGGACTGGCCGCTCCATTGAATGTGGTCTATCCGCACGTGCAGCCATCTCCGTTTGCTCACGCAGTCCCGGTACATATCGTTCACGCTGTTCCAGCCGTTGAGACTAGGATTCACTATGCCAAGACTCCCGTAGTAGTCGGTCATTCTACCCAAATCCTGAAGCCCAATTTGAATCCATTCGTCGTGGCTCCTCTAGTGGCTCCTTCAATTGCCGTCGCCGCATCGTCTGATCCCGTCGTTGTCGAAGCGAAAAAAGGCGAAGGAAAATCAGAGACAAACGTAGAGACACCCAAGGAGAAAGCGGCTGAAGAAGTCAAAGGTGTTAAAGTTCCATTAACATACGTCGCCCATCCGTTTGCCTTCGCTGCTCCGGCTCCACTAGCCTTTCCGGCCGTCTTGAATGTCAAGGCATCCGTCCCAGCCGGTGATGCTCCTCCCATGGATCAACTCATTACTAAAGAAAAGGTTATCGCTCCCGTTCGTGCCATCTCCGAAGTGACTCCACAAGTTCACGTGCAACATCCGACTAAAATTAATGTGCAGAAGGTCGCAGTCGAAGTGCCAGTGGCTACACCGTACGCTCTTCCTGTTCCTGTTGCAGTAGCGCCTCACTACGAGATCCACCACGTTCACACTCCAGCACTGACCGTTGTGGCTTAA